From the genome of Globicephala melas chromosome 16, mGloMel1.2, whole genome shotgun sequence, one region includes:
- the BBIP1 gene encoding BBSome-interacting protein 1 encodes MAEMKSMFREVLPKQGQLSVEDITTMVLCKPKLLPLKSLTLEKLEKMQQAAQDTIRQQEMAEKEQPQISH; translated from the exons ATGGCAGAAATGAAGTCAATGTTCCGGGAAGTTCTTCCAAAACAAG gGCAGTTGTCTGTAGAAGATATAACCACAATGGTGCTGTGTAAACCCAAACTTTTACCCCTAAAATCTCTGACTCtggaaaaactggagaaaatgCAGCAAGCAGCACAGGATACAATTCGCCAACAGGAAATGGCAGAAAAGGAACAACCGCAAATAAGTCACTGA
- the LOC138842381 gene encoding proline-rich protein HaeIII subfamily 1-like, with protein sequence MPTTRFTKQHTQSRLTTLQGTERRRGERGGLWGRGEERLHPVALPPRQGPRQRFTRPRGARQLGRGDPGSPVEQHRPPGAPGPGSRAGLVLARALSWSPAATAGPAPDAVSRPARSRRSAVGPAREPATRARPSRRQHPGKRRRRRLPGPRPLGPRPGPAGSRLSGRAGPPPIDSPPDRPTGRKEGRKNRPTGTLPPQRPLVTVRSRDSAILLARPPSSSSLEATLPNRRPPPAPPPLAPPRPPARPYTHSRSYRPAPPLRCRPVNR encoded by the coding sequence ATGCCTACAACTCGCTTCACCAAGCAACACACCCAAAGCCGACTCACCACTCTTCAAGGAACGGAGAGAAGACGGGGAGAGCGCGGTGGGCTTTGGGGAAGGGGCGAGGAAAGACTCCACCCCGTAGCACTACCGCCGCGCCAGGGCCCCCGCCAACGATTCACACGCCCACGGGGCGCCCGGCAGCTTGGGCGCGGTGACCCCGGGAGCCCAGTGGAGCAGCACCGTCCTCCGGGCGCCCCCGGCCCCGGTTCTCGAGCCGGTTTAGTCCTCGCCCGGGCGCTGTCCTGGTCGCCCGCCGCCACCGCAGGCCCGGCCCCGGACGCTGTCAGCCGGCCGGCTCGCTCTCGGCGCTCGGCTGTGGGCCCCGCACGAGAGCCGGCTACTAGGGCCCGGCCCTCCCGGAGACAGCACCCAGgaaagcggcggcggcggcgcctccCAGGGCCCCGGCCCCTCGGGCCTCGCCCCGGCCCCGCCGGCTCGCGCCTGTCAGGACGCGCGGGGCCTCCCCCTATCGACAGCCCGCCCGACCGCCCGAcgggcaggaaggaaggcaggaagaaccGGCCAACAGGCACCCTCCCGCCTCAGCGGCCCCTAGTTACCGTCAGGAGCCGCGACTCCGCCATCCTCCTCGCtcgccctccttcctcctcctccttggagGCGACTCTGCCCAAccgccgccccccgcccgcccctcccccactcgccccgccccgcccgcccgcccgcccctaTACACACTCTCGCTCCtaccgccccgccccacccctccgGTGCAGGCCCGTCAATCGCTAG